A stretch of Aedes aegypti strain LVP_AGWG chromosome 2, AaegL5.0 Primary Assembly, whole genome shotgun sequence DNA encodes these proteins:
- the LOC5569168 gene encoding brachyurin: MQLLSGLFVLGLVASATCYTCKSTGNTNVTANGEQTRNGQFPHHVLVVSTFSEGKRYCSGALVSRKHVLTVAQCVEGSSKVEVTLGAQCLLADASDNKFRYTFTALEYFVKDGYDSETFENDVAVIKFTDENVRLPPWIKPVALPTADEQYVHDEVYTSGYGLLNYKTTNATDYLEFTTLRVLSYEQCQREFEFVTPETGRFCAQRDEEEPNCVSDVGSPLVFKQEGYKQYTLLGLSSFGQKFACEFGNAGALQEVRAHVEWVQSFLE; the protein is encoded by the coding sequence ATGCAGCTCCTGTCAGGATTGTTCGTTCTGGGCCTCGTTGCCTCGGCCACTTGCTACACTTGCAAATCTACCGGTAATACCAACGTAACCGCCAATGGCGAACAGACCCGAAACGGTCAATTTCCGCATCATGTGCTCGTCGTTTCTACATTCTCCGAGGGAAAGCGTTACTGCAGTGGAGCTTTAGTGAGCCGGAAGCATGTCCTGACTGTGGCTCAGTGTGTGGAAGGATCTAGTAAAGTGGAAGTTACGCTCGGTGCCCAATGTCTGTTGGCGGATGCTTCAGATAACAAGTTCCGTTACACTTTCACTGCATTGGAGTATTTCGTCAAAGACGGTTACGACAGCGAAACGTTCGAGAATGATGTGGCCGTTATCAAGTTCACCGATGAAAACGTTCGTTTGCCCCCGTGGATCAAGCCGGTTGCCCTTCCGACGGCCGATGAGCAGTACGTCCATGATGAGGTCTACACCAGTGGATACGGCCTGTTGAACTACAAGACTACGAATGCAACCGACTATCTGGAGTTCACAACCCTGCGGGTGCTTAGCTACGAACAGTGCCAGAGGGAGTTTGAATTCGTTACACCGGAAACTGGACGATTCTGTGCCCAGCGTGACGAGGAGGAACCCAACTGTGTCAGCGATGTCGGAAGTCCGTTGGTGTTCAAGCAGGAGGGCTATAAACAGTACACCTTGTTGGGACTGAGCAGCTTCGGACAGAAGTTCGCTTGCGAATTTGGAAATGCGGGCGCTCTGCAGGAGGTGAGGGCTCATGTTGAATGGGTGCAGTCATTCCTAGAATAA